The Dermacentor silvarum isolate Dsil-2018 chromosome 11, BIME_Dsil_1.4, whole genome shotgun sequence region TATCAAGACTTTTGCATATCTATAGAGTGTAATTAGGGAGTTTTACTCTGTGCGATTGAGAAAGTGTTTCTGATTTATTTTTATATTGAACCTGTTCTCTCGTGTAGTTTTTGTtatagttgtgtgtgtgtgtgtgggggggggggggggggggggattaactACGATTTTGGGGTAGCGGGCTCGCCAGTAGCCGTACTTCCCATACTGTCGCAGTCAATCAACACCAACAATGAGACTGGTTAAATGATCAGTGTAATCTCGTAAACCCCAATTTTATTATGGCATAGATGATAACGATTATGTAAGAAATGCGTCGTGGCCGTTTGTTCGCGTTGTCAGGTCGTAGACGCTTTGTGAATGGTCTCGAAATAAACCATCAACGCCACTTAAGATATATCCTAAATTCTTTTGGTAGACAAAGTTGGTCAGCATTATAAACAAATATATCAAGCCCAGTTGTATATTTGTATCTATACCAAAGGAGCGGTATGATATACTTCGTAGCCCTTTGCGGGGTCAGATCGTAGAGTCTTTCCTTTTCTgttgactgatgatgatgatgtccacCGTCGTGAGACTCCACCAAAGAGAGATCTGAATTCTCTGAACGGACTTGACGTTGACAGAATACTTGGAATTTTCCGTGGCGAGTCAAGTTCAAAACAAATCGCGGTAATGCTCGCGAAATAATTTTAGCGCCGGACTTGAACGTTGAGAAAATTTTTATAGACACTGAAGTCGTTACAGAGTTGTAGAATGTCTTCATTAGAAACATCGATTGATGTCATTTATGACATGAATCAAAAGCTGAAGACCCAGGTCTCAAGGCAGTTTCGTTATCACCGGCTCCTAATTTGGTACATTCAGCAAATTAGACGTTTCCGATTGTCAGGGTTTATGCCTGTGTGCGACAGGTTTCAGAGCACGTGAAGGTTGGGCTTTTGAGAGACACGCCAAGCCCTTTTACTTTCAGCTCAATCAAAGCAGTTAAATTCTTGCCGCGTTTAGCTTGAAGAGTCATATCACATTTGCCacagtgaaagagagagagagaaacaagtgGTAAGGGAATGACAGGAAGGTTTACCCGGCTGAACCCCGTTGGCTACCCGGCACTGATTCCCCTTCTTCAAAGATAATTAGAACTAGAGAAGTTCAAAGTatgtatgcacacacacacgcgcaagcGTTCATCATTCACTCATTCACATGCGGTCATGGAGGTTGGTCGATCTAAAGAACCGCAGTCGCGCTTGTGTGACTTCGTACATTGCAACCGCAGTAGGCCATAGTCAGAGAACCTTTCGTACTATGAAGGCAGAGGAAATGTCAGACGGTCACGGTAGCGCATTTATTCGGCAAAGTTGGAGCGATGCGAACTTGACGTAGAGCTGGATGCGGATGCTTGACAATGCCGAAACACCGCGTCACTGGAAATGTCCGCCATTATTACTGCGCTTAGATTCAGTCTTTAAGGATGGGGGCTTCCTGTATCGGCGGTGAGGTAAGGTTTGTCGGCGAAGCTCACACCGCGTTCGCCTTTGTTACTGCGCAGCCCTTCGAGCTCGAACAAGATGAGCTTGTTCTCTTCGGGATGCGGTCTCAGGAACACGCCCGGAACGTAGAGTCTGACCTGCGGTCCGGCCGCGGGCCAGTACCGACCCAAGTTGATGCCATTGATGAAGGCGATTCCTTTGCTGTAGTTTGAAGGGTCGAGAAACGTGTCCAACGGCCTCTGTCCAGTCGTGCAGCTTGAACGAGCCGTGAAAGAAGCGAGGTGTCTTTTTGCCGTCAACGTTTTCTCTACCGCGGCTTTCCAACAAGTGCATCAGCTCGCTGACGTCCCTGTTCTGCGTCACCGGCACGGCCTCGATGGTCCAGTCGGTCATGTTTGCACCTTTCACCGTCACGTTCTGGAGACCCTGGGTGTAAAGCGGAACATGATGAAGTCGAATAAACCGGGTGTTCCGGCGAACACTCAAATTATACTCGGAGGGAGTTCAGCAGAGGAAAAGAACTAAGTGTTGGTTTTTGGCGACTGGGTGTAACCTGACTTCATGATACAGCGTGGGACAAGATATGCACACATACAGATGGAAGATAAAGTTCTATAGGGCCCACTACGTTTATCCGCGCCTGCCTAGTTCCGTGCTTTTTCGTGGAGAGGTAAAAATACTCTCTGGAAGGGGACACATTATTCTCGCCACAAGGCAGTGCGAGATATTTACTACATAGCAAATAAATTACTAACATCCGCCGAATAGACCGCTTTGGGGAGCATACTGTGTATTTGAATCTAATCGGTGTTCAGATCATGTCCACTTAGTAGGAATGCTGCGATCTGCGAAACTTTTCGGAAACTTCTACCCAATATCTGCCGCGAAGTAAGTCGATGATCCGCAACCTTATGTCCTGCAGTGCTTAGGGAAAGCTCTCAGGGAGATAAGTGTGATGAAGAAACTCGACACCATAATTTATAATTCCTTGGAATGTTGAATGTCATTTCTGTTTAGCTATGTAAGAATAAGTAGCCGGTACAGCTCAAGAATCCTGCTTTCCTTAGACGTGAGTCATTTCATATCTAGTGATTTAGAGAATTATTTGAGCCTTGCTCTATCTTGGTCATGTTTCTCTGTCCATATCCAGTGCGTGATGTGTGACTGGCCGTTACTCGCTGGAGGATGCGGATTTTCTATATTTCAGTACTGCCCTTCTTTTTGGCCATGGTTTAAGAATACGCTTACCTTGGGGTCGCGATTCTTCTGCCCAAAGTCCTCGCGGCCCATGTTTTCCACGAGGATTGAGATCTTTTCTCCCTTGTTGAGTCTCACGGTCGCGTTCATTCTTATTTCTAAGCGGCTGGTGTCGAAACAGCGCATCATGTGCCGTTCATCCCTGACGAAGAGCTGCGCCATGTCGCGCAGACCGTGCACTATTAACAACTGTGGTTCGTTAAAGGCCTCGCGCACCTCCGTGCGGTACATAAGAAACCCGAAGTCCTGTCCCAGCTGCTCGAAAGTCACTGGAAACTTGGAATTGGTCTTCCTGAGCCAGCCCTTGTTCCGGAAGTGGTCCATGACTTCTTCAAGAGCCATACTTCGGGACATGGACACTGCGTCTATCTTCAGTTTCGGCGATCCCTTGGGAACGTCTCCTTGCTTGAGTGGTAAGTACTTGCCAATGGCGTCTCTCAGGGGATAGTAGTAAGCCTTCGGGTCCCCGTCTTCGCCAATAGGGGCGTCGTAGTCGTAACTCGTCACTAGCGGCGAGTCACCGCTGGTGGCCGCCTTGAAGCCGAAGCTGGTGCCTCCGTGGTACATGTAGAAGATGATGTTTCCTCCCTCGTCCATCATTTTCTTGAAGGTCTCCACTACTCCGGGCGGGTACGCAGGATTGTCGTTCCAGCCCCAGAAGTTCATCCAGCCCGTGTAGTACTCAGCCAGGAGGATGGGTCCTCCCGGTTTGACCTGTGCCTTGCGAATCGTGTTGAAGATTGACGTGTTGCACTTGGGATCGCAGTTTCCTGCCACCAGTATGTCGCGCACCTTGTCGCAGTTGAAACGTCGCTCTATGGGGAAGTCCGTTCGAAACATGACCACGTCCTTTCCCAGCAGCTTCTCCTGCAGCGACACCATGAACTCCATGTACTTGGGGTCGCATCCGTTGTCCAGGTGACCGTACTCGTTCTCGACTTGGAACATGATGATGGGGCCTCCGTTCTTGTAGAGGTGTGGAACGAGCATGGGAAGCAGCTTGTT contains the following coding sequences:
- the LOC119432792 gene encoding beta-galactosidase-1-like protein, with the protein product MEGRNVCLLTATLVVLGRPALSDRSFHIDYDKHTFVKDGQPFRLVGGSMHYFRVPRAYWDDRLHKIRMGGLNAVDFYIDWSGHEPEPDQYNFLDNYDVVAFLEAVKKADLLAVVRPGPFICGEVENAGFPYWLLRKHPNMHYRTMEKEYLEEVTKWFNKLLPMLVPHLYKNGGPIIMFQVENEYGHLDNGCDPKYMEFMVSLQEKLLGKDVVMFRTDFPIERRFNCDKVRDILVAGNCDPKCNTSIFNTIRKAQVKPGGPILLAEYYTGWMNFWGWNDNPAYPPGVVETFKKMMDEGGNIIFYMYHGGTSFGFKAATSGDSPLVTSYDYDAPIGEDGDPKAYYYPLRDAIGKYLPLKQGDVPKGSPKLKIDAVSMSRSMALEEVMDHFRNKGWLRKTNSKFPVTFEQLGQDFGFLMYRTEVREAFNEPQLLIVHGLRDMAQLFVRDERHMMRCFDTSRLEIRMNATVRLNKGEKISILVENMGREDFGQKNRDPKGLQNVTVKGANMTDWTIEAVPVTQNRDVSELMHFCTTGQRPLDTFLDPSNYSKGIAFINGINLGRYWPAAGPQVRLYVPGVFLRPHPEENKLILFELEGLRSNKGERGVSFADKPYLTADTGSPHP